A genomic region of Pseudomonas abietaniphila contains the following coding sequences:
- a CDS encoding methyl-accepting chemotaxis protein, translating into MAQSFNRFVERIHGSMREVASTAGQLGEVAARVVCASNSSMGNSDQQASRTSSVAAAINQLGAAAQEIAQNAAMASQHSSEATQLASEGQGVVTQTIKAMDQLSEKISESCLNIETLNNKTANIGQILEVITGISQQTNLLALNAAIEAARAGEAGRGFAVVADEVRNLAHRTQDSAQQVQGMIEELQVGARDAVANMTESQRQSESSVTIANQAGERLNSVTRRIGEIDGMNQSVATATEEQTAVVESINVDITEINTLNQEGVDNLKSTLEACTHLEHQAARLQHLVGTFRI; encoded by the coding sequence ATGGCGCAGTCTTTCAACCGCTTCGTCGAGCGTATTCATGGTTCGATGCGTGAGGTGGCGTCCACCGCCGGTCAACTGGGTGAAGTGGCAGCACGCGTCGTGTGCGCTTCCAACTCATCGATGGGCAACTCCGACCAACAAGCCAGCCGCACCAGCAGCGTGGCCGCCGCGATCAATCAGCTCGGTGCCGCCGCCCAGGAAATCGCTCAGAACGCCGCCATGGCGTCGCAGCATTCCAGCGAAGCCACGCAACTGGCCAGCGAAGGTCAGGGCGTTGTCACGCAGACGATCAAGGCCATGGATCAACTGTCGGAAAAGATCAGCGAGTCGTGCCTGAACATCGAAACGCTCAACAACAAGACCGCCAACATCGGTCAGATTCTCGAGGTGATCACCGGCATCTCGCAACAAACCAACTTGCTGGCGCTCAACGCAGCCATTGAGGCGGCGCGAGCGGGTGAGGCCGGTCGTGGCTTTGCTGTGGTCGCGGACGAAGTGCGTAATCTGGCGCACCGGACGCAGGATTCGGCGCAGCAGGTGCAGGGCATGATCGAAGAATTGCAGGTCGGTGCTCGCGACGCCGTGGCGAACATGACCGAAAGCCAGCGCCAGAGCGAAAGCAGCGTTACCATCGCCAACCAGGCCGGCGAACGCCTGAACAGCGTGACCCGCCGCATCGGTGAAATCGACGGCATGAACCAGTCGGTGGCCACCGCGACCGAAGAACAGACCGCCGTGGTCGAATCGATCAACGTCGACATCACCGAGATCAACACACTGAACCAGGAAGGCGTCGACAACCTGAAGTCAACGCTGGAGGCCTGTACCCACCTGGAACATCAGGCAGCGCGCTTGCAGCATCTGGTGGGGACGTTCCGCATCTGA